AGTACCAGCCCATGAAGAAAAACACGATGTTGAGTGTAAAGACACCTGCGAGCCCCGGTAAACCTGTGATGAATGCTTGCGACAGAGTTGAGTTTTCTTGAATAATCATCATCGCCGCATTTGACAATCCACCTGGAGATACCATATCCAAAAATTTACCGAGAAATTGTGGAACCGTGAAGATCAGGATATTGAATACCAACGAGGCTCCACCCGCACCAACAGCATTGTTAAAAAAGCTGGAGGCGCACAGCGTTGTTGTGACGACAAGGAATAGATTCGGTATGTACATCAACGTACCTATCCATACATGGGTCCAATCTAGTTTTCCGAAAAGGATCTCTGTATAGTAGGCGGTTATCCCCATCCCGATCAGCATGCTTGCCATTGTCAACGTGTAA
This genomic stretch from Brevibacillus sp. DP1.3A harbors:
- a CDS encoding ABC transporter permease subunit yields the protein MTSHPMIRKEFNELVKTYKILIVPIVFIALMITQPITMKMLPDILANSTGLPEGAVIKIPTPSAPEVLSTAISKFSSLGTFVLILIVMGSIAGEKASGVASMVFVKPISRAKYYLAKAITYYTLTMASMLIGMGITAYYTEILFGKLDWTHVWIGTLMYIPNLFLVVTTTLCASSFFNNAVGAGGASLVFNILIFTVPQFLGKFLDMVSPGGLSNAAMMIIQENSTLSQAFITGLPGLAGVFTLNIVFFFMGWYFLERSEI